A part of Paenibacillus antri genomic DNA contains:
- the panC gene encoding pantoate--beta-alanine ligase codes for MEVFRTIASYKQYLTVVENEGRSIGFVPTMGYLHAGHLSLVERAKRENDVVVMSVFVNPLQFGPNEDFERYPRDEARDLALMESAGVDAAFLPTVDEMYPGGGGTSKTIVTVGGTVAERLCGASRPGHFDGVATVVSKLFHIIEPRRAYFGLKDAQQVAVIETFVRDLNVPVDVVPCETLREPDGLAMSSRNVYLTPEQRKNAPVLRRSLLAIDEWLAAAPETTAPELERKLADEIRAVPGAELDYAQVLAYPSLEPIEGPVAKAAGRFIAALAVKFGGTRLIDNRLFHENER; via the coding sequence ATGGAAGTGTTCCGTACGATAGCATCTTATAAACAATATCTTACCGTTGTCGAGAACGAAGGCCGATCGATCGGCTTCGTGCCGACGATGGGCTACCTGCACGCCGGCCATCTGTCGTTGGTCGAACGGGCCAAACGGGAAAACGACGTCGTCGTCATGAGCGTCTTCGTCAATCCGCTCCAATTCGGGCCGAACGAAGATTTCGAACGGTATCCTCGGGACGAAGCCCGGGATTTGGCGCTCATGGAGAGCGCCGGCGTGGACGCCGCGTTCCTCCCGACGGTCGACGAGATGTATCCAGGCGGCGGCGGGACGTCGAAGACGATCGTGACCGTCGGAGGAACGGTCGCGGAGCGGCTTTGCGGCGCCTCGCGCCCGGGCCACTTCGACGGCGTCGCTACGGTCGTCTCCAAGCTCTTCCACATCATCGAGCCGCGGCGCGCGTATTTCGGCCTGAAGGACGCGCAGCAGGTCGCCGTCATCGAGACGTTCGTCAGAGACTTGAACGTTCCGGTGGACGTCGTGCCTTGCGAGACGCTGCGCGAACCGGACGGCCTCGCGATGAGCTCGCGGAACGTGTATTTGACTCCGGAGCAGCGCAAGAACGCTCCGGTTCTCCGCCGGTCGCTCCTTGCGATCGACGAGTGGCTCGCCGCCGCGCCGGAGACGACGGCGCCCGAGCTGGAACGTAAGCTCGCGGATGAGATCCGCGCCGTTCCCGGGGCGGAGCTCGATTACGCGCAGGTGCTTGCGTACCCGTCGCTCGAGCCGATCGAGGGACCCGTCGCGAAGGCGGCGGGACGGTTCATCGCCGCGCTCGCGGTGAAGTTCGGGGGAACGCGGTTGATCGACAATCGATTATTTCATGAAAACGAGAGGTGA
- the panD gene encoding aspartate 1-decarboxylase translates to MFRTMMKSKLHRAVVTEANLNYVGSITIDEDLMDAVDILANEKVQIVNNMNGARLETYVIPGRRGEGTICLNGAAARLVQPGDVVIIISYAMMTEEQARSYKPKVAILDSNNNIVQTANEEVHATIL, encoded by the coding sequence ATGTTTCGCACGATGATGAAATCGAAGCTTCATCGCGCCGTCGTGACGGAGGCGAATCTGAACTACGTGGGCAGCATAACGATCGACGAGGATTTGATGGACGCGGTCGATATTCTAGCCAACGAGAAGGTTCAAATCGTCAACAATATGAACGGCGCCCGCTTGGAGACGTACGTCATTCCGGGGCGGCGCGGCGAAGGGACGATCTGCTTGAACGGGGCGGCCGCGCGGCTCGTGCAGCCGGGCGACGTCGTCATCATTATCTCCTACGCGATGATGACGGAGGAGCAAGCAAGGAGCTATAAGCCGAAAGTGGCGATTCTGGACAGCAACAACAACATCGTGCAAACGGCGAACGAAGAAGTGCACGCGACGATTTTGTAA